Proteins encoded in a region of the Scylla paramamosain isolate STU-SP2022 unplaced genomic scaffold, ASM3559412v1 Contig89, whole genome shotgun sequence genome:
- the LOC135098869 gene encoding uncharacterized protein LOC135098869 encodes MTLSPGPSSSSTLVQTSAFSLPLVYTGLDIKGRKLLDPLTSVTTKGQVTHGESTQISLVKADHQFSSLLKSFPTLTQPLTSDRGSQFESSMWNKVMSLLGIQRFRTASYHPQANGTVERFHRQLKSSLAASATRADWSQALPLVLLGIRTSLKEDLHHSSAEL; translated from the exons ATGACCCTCTCTCCCGGACCAAGTTCCTCATCGACTCTGGTGCAGACGTCAGCAttctccctgcccctggtgtacaccggac tggacatcaagggtcggaagctgctcgatcctctcacctcagtcacaacaAAGGGACAGGTCACTCATGGTGAGAGCACACAGATCTCCCTCGTCAAGGCAGACCAccagttctcctccctgctgaagtccttccctacgctgacgcagcc cctcacttctgaccgtggCAGCCAGTTCGAGTCCAGTATGTGGAACAAGGTGATGTCACTACTAGGCATCCAACGCTTCAGGACAGCCAGTTACCACCCGCAGGCAAACGGCACCGTTGAGAGATTCCACCGTCAGCTGAAGTCTTCCTTAGCTGCCTCTGCCACACGTGCAGACTGGTCCCAGGCactccctctcgtcctccttggcatacggacatcactaaaggaagacctacaccactcctccgccgagctc
- the LOC135098870 gene encoding uncharacterized protein LOC135098870, whose translation MPDDIDSVAFSAPPFISQDPSTWFSILECNFKASKITVSLTKFVKASTVLPADVLSQVADVVSAASTSASPYEDLKAAVLQRLQSTVSRRLQELLSKEELGGEKPTDLLRRMKKLLGDKYTSFDKELFLQLFYQRLPPDTQRCLFTVKNKLSVDELATLADEFMATLPQGQPAAVASISAEDGTKQLVELVSQLRLEVRDLRRELRERSCSCSRSSSRHHFRRRQRSKSKTPETSSFCYYHEEFGKDARNCKAPCTFAKSLNPNSEH comes from the coding sequence atgcctgatgacATCGACTCTGTAGCCTTCAGTGCTCCTCCGTTCATCAGCCAGGACCCTTCCACGTGGTTCTCCATCCTGGAATGTAACTTCAAGGCTTCCAAGATAACAGTAAGTCTAACCAAGTTCGTGAAGGCCTCTACAGTACTACCAGCTGACGTTCTTTCACAAGTTGCTGATGTCGTCAGTGCTGCCAGCACTTCTGCTTCGCCCTATGAAGACCTCAAAGCTGCTGTTCTGCAACGCCTACAATCTACAGTGTCGAGGCGCCTCCAGGAGCTTCTGTCAAAAGAAGAACTTGGTGGTGAAAAGCCCACAGACCTTCTTCGCCGCATGAAGAAGCTGCTTGGCGACAAGTACACCTCCTTCGACAAGGAACTCTTCTTACAGCTGTTCTACCAACGCCTGCCTCCTGACACTCAACGCTGCCTCTTCACTGTCAAGAACAAGCTCTCAGTAGACGAGCTTGCCACTCTCGCCGATGAATTCATGGCTACCCTTCCACAAGGTCAACCAGCTGCAGTAGCCTCCATCTCAGCAGAAGACGGTACCAAGCAACTTGTTGAGCTCGTCTCACAGCTTAGACTTGAAGTGAGAGATCTTCGGAGAGAGCTCAGAGAACGCTCATGCTCATGTTCGCGTTCTTCCTCCAGACACCACTTCCGGCGCCGCCAGCGTTCAAAGAGTAAGACGCCGGAGACTTCTAGTTTCTGCTACTACCATGAAGAGTTCGGGAAAGACGCAAGAAATTGTAAGGCTCCCTGTACCTTCGCCAAGTCTTTAAACCCCAACAGCGAGCACTAG